The proteins below are encoded in one region of Bremerella sp. P1:
- a CDS encoding DUF1553 domain-containing protein, whose protein sequence is MKIPTLIAFSLLLMTSSLAVATEPILEWRFDGTSSPGAWVGKFGSVADGPRPPKYPGFHSGNRAMSFKGHEGAIEVKDHERGGFTNVRFGIGDTFAFETWVKFSSLGRGNVAYVVGKGRHIKDGEDFPETNQNYAVRFQDTGRGAQLGFLFTSKHPKTGEFAWHRWWSDTTVPSTGWHHVALQFTFGNADSLKAWIDGKPVAGKWDLEGKTDLPPVQDPDDLIIGTGYTRGESSSFHGWLDNLAIYRSGFEPEEIAQRYQYIPPPPAVTREMIPPGRVLVQISEKGVPETNGWPEEPEVTESYLENAFGFFAVPHKYISTGVRGDRPNPSHFRASAIVKLPKGKHRLLLRGRGLSRLYIDGKEILENGPRNFDSGGHTPLSVQDDYLDLGPDFRFVPPGNRDAWCEFESSGREHFVILESMLGNVKGKLKQRPELGETVAAISLEGTDSWSLLSPGNQRVAYNDAGWKDYVADRHAWLDQVNAAARAKCRESHSEYWNRRREAAADWLASTKPVTVPELAAGYPAHNEIDHFIAARIATVATEAQQSQQADVDYFKDIQPLLEKRCYDCHQGGKAAGGLRIDDHASMLLGGDAEGPALVPGEAGNSALIDRVTSEDEDVVMPPKGEPLSSEEVALLKRWINNGAMWPQFNVKTFQPTPLSDDLAFLRRVTLDTVGVTPTEVEIAAFLNDSPDTRRINAIDRLLADQRWADHWMGYWLDVLAENPNIINPTLNNTGPFRWWLYESLVDNKPADLFVTELIRMEGSERFGGPAGFGTASQNDLPMAAKGIIVSSAFLGVEMKCARCHDAPAHVSRQEDLMQLAALLKQDVIQLPQTSSVPAGRLHQTDRKPLIEVTLNPGAKVEPTWPFERYCDESVADALAEHPDNSRDRLATLITAPQNERFAQVMVNRVWQRLMGRGLVENLSDWEKGSPSHPELLQWLGRKFIASGYDVKAISRLILSSHAYQRATDPSLTETSPLYISPAPRRLTAEQIVDSVFHATGTPFDLEEVSLDIDSVREIKNALTLGKPRRSWMLASTSNERDRPSLGLPRVTAVASVLRAYGWRGARQDPRSQRDMEPNILQPAIFGNGVMSIWLTRLSDRHGMTQLALEDQTVDQLVDRMFLRLLTRRPTSAERDLYVRYLSEGYDTRVIPESERVKPNPQKRERVRYVSWSNHVDGPANALAQQKEVAARRGDPATNALNNDWRLRMEDVLWAILNAPEWIYTP, encoded by the coding sequence ATGAAGATTCCGACCCTTATCGCATTCTCCTTGCTACTGATGACCAGTAGCCTGGCCGTGGCAACGGAGCCAATTCTTGAGTGGCGTTTCGATGGGACGTCATCGCCCGGTGCTTGGGTGGGCAAGTTCGGCAGTGTTGCTGACGGCCCCAGACCGCCCAAGTATCCTGGGTTTCATTCCGGAAACCGTGCCATGTCCTTCAAAGGACATGAGGGTGCGATCGAAGTCAAGGATCATGAACGAGGTGGCTTCACGAATGTGCGATTCGGCATTGGTGATACCTTCGCTTTTGAAACCTGGGTGAAGTTCAGCTCGCTTGGTCGCGGAAATGTCGCCTATGTCGTTGGCAAAGGACGGCATATCAAAGATGGCGAAGATTTTCCTGAGACCAACCAGAATTACGCCGTTCGGTTTCAAGACACTGGTCGAGGAGCACAACTCGGATTTCTCTTTACCAGTAAGCATCCCAAGACTGGCGAGTTTGCGTGGCACCGGTGGTGGAGCGATACGACTGTTCCATCCACAGGCTGGCATCACGTCGCTTTGCAGTTCACCTTCGGAAATGCCGACAGCCTGAAGGCCTGGATCGACGGTAAACCTGTTGCGGGAAAATGGGATCTCGAAGGCAAGACCGATCTGCCACCAGTTCAGGACCCGGACGACCTGATCATCGGCACCGGATACACACGTGGCGAAAGTTCCTCGTTCCACGGTTGGCTCGACAATCTAGCAATCTACCGTTCGGGATTCGAACCAGAAGAAATCGCTCAGCGATACCAATACATCCCACCGCCGCCAGCCGTCACGCGCGAGATGATTCCACCAGGAAGAGTGCTTGTACAGATTAGCGAGAAAGGTGTGCCCGAAACGAACGGCTGGCCTGAAGAGCCCGAAGTAACCGAATCGTACCTGGAGAACGCATTTGGGTTCTTCGCCGTTCCACACAAGTACATTTCCACCGGTGTGCGAGGCGATCGCCCAAACCCTTCTCACTTTCGCGCGTCTGCAATCGTAAAACTCCCAAAGGGAAAGCATCGTCTACTGCTGAGAGGCCGAGGCTTATCACGGCTATACATCGATGGAAAAGAGATTCTGGAAAACGGACCTCGCAATTTCGACTCTGGAGGCCATACGCCGTTGTCCGTGCAGGACGATTACCTCGATCTCGGTCCCGATTTCCGTTTCGTGCCGCCGGGAAACCGCGATGCATGGTGCGAGTTTGAATCCTCTGGTCGCGAGCACTTCGTGATCCTCGAAAGCATGCTCGGAAACGTTAAGGGAAAGCTCAAACAACGCCCCGAGCTTGGTGAGACGGTTGCCGCGATCTCGCTGGAAGGGACCGACTCATGGTCGCTGTTGTCGCCGGGAAATCAACGTGTTGCCTACAACGATGCTGGCTGGAAGGACTATGTCGCCGATCGTCATGCGTGGCTCGATCAGGTAAATGCAGCGGCCAGAGCTAAGTGCCGCGAATCGCATAGCGAATACTGGAATAGAAGGCGCGAGGCTGCAGCAGACTGGCTGGCCAGCACAAAACCGGTCACCGTGCCTGAGCTGGCAGCCGGTTATCCTGCTCACAATGAGATCGACCATTTCATCGCCGCGCGGATTGCTACTGTCGCCACCGAGGCGCAACAGAGCCAGCAAGCCGACGTCGACTACTTCAAAGACATCCAACCACTGCTCGAGAAACGATGCTACGATTGCCACCAGGGTGGAAAGGCTGCTGGTGGATTGCGAATCGATGATCACGCCTCGATGCTACTGGGCGGCGACGCTGAGGGGCCTGCACTTGTCCCAGGCGAAGCCGGCAATAGTGCATTGATCGATCGTGTCACATCAGAAGACGAAGATGTTGTGATGCCGCCCAAGGGCGAGCCGCTCTCAAGCGAAGAGGTTGCCTTGCTGAAGCGTTGGATCAACAACGGAGCGATGTGGCCGCAATTCAATGTGAAGACCTTTCAGCCCACGCCCCTGTCGGATGACCTGGCATTTCTACGCCGCGTGACGCTGGACACGGTGGGAGTTACTCCGACTGAAGTTGAAATCGCGGCATTCCTTAATGACAGCCCTGACACCCGGCGTATTAATGCGATCGATCGACTGCTGGCCGACCAACGCTGGGCCGATCATTGGATGGGCTACTGGCTTGATGTGCTGGCCGAGAACCCGAATATCATCAACCCAACACTCAATAACACAGGCCCGTTCCGCTGGTGGTTATACGAATCGTTGGTTGATAACAAGCCCGCAGATTTGTTCGTCACTGAGTTGATTCGGATGGAGGGGAGCGAGCGTTTTGGGGGACCGGCAGGTTTTGGCACAGCTTCGCAGAATGACCTTCCAATGGCAGCCAAAGGGATTATTGTCAGCTCCGCGTTTCTGGGCGTAGAGATGAAGTGTGCCCGATGCCACGATGCACCGGCGCACGTTTCGCGTCAGGAAGACCTGATGCAGCTTGCAGCATTGTTGAAGCAGGATGTGATTCAACTACCCCAAACGAGTAGTGTCCCTGCTGGACGACTCCATCAAACCGATCGCAAACCACTGATCGAGGTAACGCTCAATCCCGGTGCTAAGGTCGAACCGACCTGGCCGTTCGAGCGGTATTGTGACGAGTCGGTTGCTGATGCTCTCGCCGAGCATCCTGACAATTCGCGGGATCGCCTGGCGACCTTGATCACAGCACCTCAGAACGAACGCTTTGCGCAAGTGATGGTCAACCGCGTCTGGCAGCGACTAATGGGACGTGGCCTCGTAGAGAACCTCTCTGACTGGGAAAAGGGTAGTCCGTCGCATCCAGAACTCCTGCAGTGGCTGGGGCGAAAGTTCATCGCATCAGGGTACGATGTGAAGGCGATCAGCCGATTGATCCTCTCTTCTCACGCGTACCAGAGAGCTACCGATCCTTCTTTGACGGAAACGAGTCCGCTCTATATTTCTCCTGCCCCGCGCCGTCTGACCGCCGAACAGATCGTCGATTCCGTCTTCCACGCCACTGGGACGCCGTTCGACCTGGAAGAAGTCAGTTTGGACATCGACAGCGTACGAGAGATTAAGAATGCGCTCACCCTCGGGAAGCCACGACGTTCGTGGATGTTAGCTTCCACTTCCAATGAGCGTGATCGTCCGAGTCTAGGACTACCACGCGTTACCGCGGTCGCTAGCGTTCTGAGAGCCTATGGCTGGCGTGGAGCCCGTCAAGATCCACGCAGTCAGCGCGATATGGAACCTAACATTCTGCAGCCGGCAATTTTCGGCAACGGGGTCATGAGCATCTGGCTGACTCGCCTAAGCGATCGTCACGGAATGACACAGCTTGCCCTAGAAGATCAAACCGTCGATCAGCTTGTTGACCGAATGTTCCTGCGTTTGTTGACGCGTAGGCCAACGTCTGCTGAACGAGATCTTTACGTACGCTATCTGTCCGAGGGATATGACACGCGCGTGATTCCCGAGTCGGAACGAGTCAAACCGAATCCCCAAAAACGTGAACGAGTTCGATATGTAAGCTGGTCAAACCACGTCGATGGCCCAGCCAACGCTCTGGCACAACAAAAGGAGGTCGCTGCCCGGCGTGGCGATCCTGCGACCAACGCTTTGAATAACGATTGGCGTCTCCGCATGGAAGACGTGCTGTGGGCCATTCTGAATGCGCCCGAATGGATTTACACACCATAA
- a CDS encoding DUF1501 domain-containing protein produces MNRRKFLAQSAPAIAAPMLAGAPSSLLASFETPVHVPKGKAEHCIFIWLGGGMCQLDTFDPKRRGNSRATPKIAGTDYGSVDTAVSGVRFTEHLSRTAKVADRLTAVRTVNHTIVDEHAFATNFVHTGRMISGTVTYPSLGALVSHQRDAASEDVPAYMLIGYPNVSRGPGYLGPSYSPVHLVDTQSGPAGFTQPDGLSKRQIERRQRLVATMDHPVKERVIAHYAELQAQARRWAGPKFMQNFRLDEEPAALRDDYGGEFGQRCLLARRLTQAGVRFIEVSHNLNFINGTGWDTHFEGQLNQHILIQELDTALSALIRDLEKQKLLDKTLVAVGTEFGRPAEFDNRGGRGHQGTAFSLILAGGGLNHMGAYGVTDEEHGKKIEENPVSIPDFHATIYAAMGIDPRKELHESGRPVPITDGGTPIAALFPS; encoded by the coding sequence ATGAATCGCCGTAAGTTTCTGGCCCAGAGCGCCCCTGCGATCGCCGCCCCGATGTTGGCAGGAGCTCCATCATCGCTGCTCGCTTCCTTCGAGACGCCTGTCCACGTACCCAAGGGCAAGGCCGAGCATTGCATCTTCATTTGGCTCGGCGGCGGCATGTGCCAACTTGACACTTTTGACCCGAAACGCCGGGGCAACTCACGCGCTACTCCGAAGATCGCCGGGACGGATTACGGAAGCGTCGATACTGCCGTGTCGGGTGTACGGTTCACCGAGCATCTTTCTCGTACGGCGAAAGTCGCTGACCGGCTTACCGCGGTTCGAACCGTGAATCACACCATTGTGGACGAGCACGCTTTTGCGACAAACTTTGTCCACACCGGTCGCATGATCAGTGGTACGGTCACCTATCCTTCGCTTGGTGCGCTCGTTTCCCATCAACGTGACGCGGCATCGGAAGATGTACCTGCCTACATGCTGATTGGTTATCCGAATGTCAGCCGCGGTCCTGGATATCTTGGCCCCAGCTACTCTCCGGTTCACCTTGTCGACACGCAGAGTGGTCCCGCCGGCTTTACCCAACCCGACGGACTCTCCAAACGCCAGATTGAACGGCGGCAGCGTCTGGTGGCCACAATGGATCATCCTGTGAAGGAACGCGTTATCGCCCACTATGCAGAATTGCAGGCTCAAGCTCGCCGCTGGGCTGGTCCGAAGTTCATGCAAAACTTCCGACTCGACGAGGAACCCGCCGCACTTCGTGATGACTATGGGGGCGAGTTCGGTCAACGATGCCTACTTGCTCGGCGATTAACTCAGGCCGGTGTCCGATTCATCGAGGTATCCCACAATCTCAACTTCATCAACGGCACAGGTTGGGATACACATTTCGAGGGACAACTTAATCAGCACATACTGATTCAGGAACTCGATACCGCGCTGTCTGCGTTGATTCGTGATTTGGAGAAGCAAAAACTACTCGACAAAACACTTGTGGCCGTTGGCACCGAATTTGGTCGACCCGCGGAATTTGACAACCGCGGTGGTCGAGGTCACCAAGGCACCGCCTTCAGCCTCATTCTCGCTGGCGGTGGATTGAATCACATGGGTGCCTACGGCGTGACCGACGAAGAACACGGAAAGAAGATAGAAGAGAATCCCGTATCCATACCTGACTTCCATGCAACGATCTATGCTGCCATGGGAATTGATCCCCGCAAAGAACTGCACGAGTCTGGCCGTCCAGTGCCCATTACCGACGGCGGCACACCCATCGCGGCATTGTTCCCATCGTAG